A genomic stretch from Amycolatopsis sp. 195334CR includes:
- a CDS encoding peptidoglycan-binding protein, producing MESGKLRRSAVVVALAAGAAVVPAAIPAVATEAAAATCTGTANRFLGSAKATLPAYGNSLDCLLAYGNQGNAVYYLQFSLNKCSGADTGGVDGVYGEKTRNVIAWIQALNGLPADGIYGPKTRKVLDWYFSSGACKRWTAA from the coding sequence ATGGAATCAGGAAAACTGAGAAGATCGGCTGTCGTGGTGGCCTTGGCCGCCGGTGCCGCGGTGGTGCCCGCCGCGATTCCCGCCGTCGCGACCGAAGCGGCGGCGGCCACCTGCACCGGGACGGCCAACCGCTTCCTGGGCAGCGCCAAGGCGACATTGCCCGCCTACGGCAATTCCCTCGACTGCCTTCTCGCGTACGGCAATCAGGGCAATGCCGTTTACTACCTCCAATTCTCGCTGAACAAGTGCAGCGGCGCGGACACCGGCGGGGTGGACGGAGTCTACGGGGAAAAGACCCGCAACGTGATCGCCTGGATCCAGGCCCTCAACGGGCTTCCCGCGGACGGTATCTACGGGCCGAAGACGCGGAAGGTCCTCGACTGGTACTTCTCCTCCGGGGCGTGCAAACGCTGGACCGCCGCCTGA
- a CDS encoding DUF3253 domain-containing protein yields MTEATADRLRAAILTLARARGADSSICPSEAARAVADDWRPLLPQARDVARQLARAGEVQLTQRGQVLDPDGDWRGPIRIRRARG; encoded by the coding sequence ATGACCGAGGCCACCGCCGACCGGCTGCGCGCCGCCATCCTCACCCTGGCTCGCGCGCGGGGCGCGGACAGCAGCATCTGCCCGTCCGAGGCGGCCAGGGCGGTCGCCGACGACTGGCGCCCGCTGCTCCCGCAGGCCAGGGACGTGGCTCGCCAACTGGCGCGCGCCGGCGAAGTGCAGCTCACCCAACGCGGCCAGGTCCTCGATCCGGACGGTGACTGGCGGGGACCGATCAGGATCCGGCGCGCCCGTGGCTGA
- a CDS encoding glycoside hydrolase family 76 protein, producing the protein MDPSARSLAVAALLLGGLLSVPSRAVAAEPVCFLACDTLDPAKAGQEVFPVPEHNLNGRRLVLHVSDVDGMAWGSIDDGVQGDAVWLDRSWDGGRTWEGLLGKASIPATWTGTRTLMYNISDPRGHRRGLVRACGDAAGVGCTQWVYPKVCDALCDGTDAGQADGDLQPVPAATLSGRTIRLHTDRRGMAWASIEAGGPGDEVWLDRSWNEGASWPDGSSLGRVTGARTALFATVDPRARLYGGAVRACGRASTGQNGSCTAWARPAHDRAGAAADALMHAYDPHPGWWPSSWWNTAATLTTLIEHGDPRYDWVIARTFEQNRGVFPAGVRSSDPIEGDFVSRAIDDSAWWGLAWIAAHDRTGDARYLRMATTIAEYVHGYWDTGSCGGGVWWDRERTYKNAVTAGLYLRLAAAVHNRTPGDTVWLDRTRAAATWYLGSGLINSANLVNDGLTGDCRNNGQTVWTYNQGLAVGGLLEAWRATGDGVLLDTARRLADAGVTGLTRDGVLTESCDVGMNACDDNQKQFKGVFSRYLADLDGVTGGYGEFATHQGDSIWSRDRDALNRIGQRWAGTSPNQLDWRTQASGLGGLIAAR; encoded by the coding sequence GTGGACCCGTCCGCGAGATCCCTGGCCGTGGCCGCCCTGCTGCTGGGCGGCCTGCTCAGCGTGCCGTCGCGGGCGGTCGCCGCCGAGCCCGTGTGCTTCCTGGCCTGCGACACCCTGGACCCGGCCAAGGCCGGGCAGGAGGTCTTCCCGGTACCGGAGCACAACCTCAACGGCCGCAGGCTGGTGCTCCACGTGTCCGATGTGGACGGTATGGCGTGGGGCAGCATCGACGACGGTGTCCAGGGCGACGCGGTGTGGCTGGACCGCTCGTGGGACGGCGGCCGCACCTGGGAGGGGTTGCTCGGCAAAGCGAGCATCCCGGCCACGTGGACCGGCACGCGCACGCTCATGTACAACATCTCGGATCCGCGTGGGCATCGGCGCGGCCTGGTCCGGGCGTGCGGGGACGCCGCCGGGGTCGGCTGCACGCAGTGGGTGTACCCGAAGGTGTGCGACGCGCTGTGCGACGGCACCGACGCCGGGCAGGCCGACGGCGACTTACAGCCGGTGCCCGCGGCGACGTTGTCCGGGCGCACGATCCGGCTGCACACCGATCGCCGGGGGATGGCGTGGGCGAGCATCGAGGCGGGCGGTCCCGGTGACGAGGTGTGGCTCGACCGTTCGTGGAACGAAGGTGCCAGCTGGCCGGACGGGTCGTCGCTGGGACGGGTCACCGGCGCCAGGACCGCGTTGTTCGCCACGGTCGATCCGCGCGCCCGCCTCTACGGGGGTGCGGTGCGCGCGTGCGGTCGGGCGTCGACCGGGCAGAACGGGAGCTGCACGGCGTGGGCACGCCCCGCACACGACCGGGCCGGCGCGGCGGCCGACGCGCTGATGCACGCCTACGACCCGCACCCGGGCTGGTGGCCGAGCAGCTGGTGGAACACCGCGGCGACGCTGACCACGCTGATCGAGCACGGCGACCCGCGGTACGACTGGGTGATCGCCCGGACCTTCGAGCAGAACCGGGGCGTCTTCCCCGCCGGGGTGCGCAGCAGCGACCCGATCGAGGGCGACTTCGTCAGCCGCGCGATCGACGATTCGGCGTGGTGGGGTCTGGCGTGGATCGCCGCCCACGACCGCACCGGCGACGCGCGCTACCTGCGGATGGCCACCACCATCGCCGAGTACGTGCACGGGTACTGGGACACGGGCAGTTGCGGTGGTGGGGTGTGGTGGGATCGGGAGCGGACGTACAAGAACGCCGTGACCGCCGGGTTGTACCTGCGGCTCGCCGCGGCCGTGCACAACCGGACGCCGGGGGACACGGTGTGGCTGGACCGCACCCGCGCCGCCGCGACGTGGTACCTGGGCAGCGGGCTGATCAACAGTGCCAACCTGGTCAACGACGGTCTGACCGGGGACTGCCGCAACAACGGCCAGACGGTCTGGACGTACAACCAGGGGCTGGCCGTCGGCGGTCTGCTCGAAGCTTGGCGCGCCACCGGCGACGGTGTTCTGCTCGACACGGCCAGGCGACTCGCCGACGCGGGGGTCACCGGCCTGACCCGCGACGGGGTGCTGACCGAGTCGTGTGATGTCGGTATGAACGCCTGTGATGACAACCAGAAGCAGTTCAAGGGCGTGTTCAGCCGGTACCTCGCCGATCTGGACGGCGTCACCGGTGGTTACGGCGAGTTCGCCACGCACCAGGGGGACTCGATCTGGTCGCGTGACCGGGATGCGCTCAACCGGATCGGGCAACGCTGGGCAGGCACGAGCCCGAACCAGCTCGACTGGCGCACTCAGGCGAGTGGCCTCGGCGGCCTCATCGCGGCCCGGTGA
- a CDS encoding glycoside hydrolase family protein: protein MKSFTRRAATAALALLLVVLACPPAGAVAASKKGVTVNTVPGVDQALRDVRAGWFYNWAADLQGVTKPDGTEFVPMIWGSGAVTPEHLAKAKSLGTTLLGFNEPDMAGQANLTVERALDLWPQLQGTGMRLGAPAVAFGGDQAGGWLDRFLSGAAARGLRVDFIPLHWYGSDFSAAAVDHLRGYLQAVHNRYGKPIWLTEYALIDFTQGTPRYPSQDQQVAFVKNSAAMLQGLPFVERYSWFTLSTATAPTGLYDGATANASGQAYRSVG from the coding sequence GTGAAGTCATTCACCCGAAGAGCGGCTACCGCCGCACTGGCGCTGCTGCTCGTGGTGCTGGCGTGCCCGCCCGCCGGCGCGGTGGCCGCGAGCAAGAAGGGCGTCACGGTCAACACCGTTCCCGGCGTGGACCAAGCGCTCCGGGACGTGCGCGCGGGCTGGTTCTACAACTGGGCCGCCGATCTCCAGGGCGTCACCAAACCGGACGGGACCGAGTTCGTGCCGATGATCTGGGGTTCCGGCGCGGTCACCCCCGAGCACCTGGCGAAGGCGAAGTCGCTGGGCACCACGCTGCTGGGGTTCAACGAGCCCGACATGGCCGGGCAGGCCAACCTGACCGTCGAGCGCGCGCTCGACCTGTGGCCGCAGCTCCAGGGCACGGGCATGCGGCTCGGCGCGCCCGCGGTGGCCTTCGGCGGGGATCAGGCGGGCGGCTGGCTCGACCGGTTCCTCAGCGGCGCGGCCGCGCGCGGGCTCCGGGTCGACTTCATCCCGTTGCACTGGTACGGCAGCGACTTCTCGGCGGCGGCCGTCGATCACCTCCGCGGCTACCTGCAGGCCGTGCACAACCGCTACGGCAAGCCGATCTGGCTCACCGAGTACGCCCTCATCGACTTCACCCAGGGCACTCCGCGCTATCCGAGCCAGGACCAGCAGGTCGCCTTCGTGAAGAACTCGGCCGCCATGCTTCAGGGTCTGCCGTTCGTCGAGCGCTATTCGTGGTTCACCCTGTCCACCGCCACCGCGCCCACCGGCCTGTACGACGGCGCCACGGCGAACGCCAGCGGCCAGGCCTACCGGTCGGTGGGTTGA